In Edaphobacter paludis, a single window of DNA contains:
- a CDS encoding 2-dehydropantoate 2-reductase, whose amino-acid sequence MARIAIIGVGAIGGVIAALLQQAGGHEVVLCVRRPLAGLTVDTPDGPVKVQATVATDPADVGAVDWVLVATKAYDVAGAAKWLERLRAEGAPVAVLQNGVEHRERFVPYVPMDAILPVIVDCPAERQSPERVRQRGVMHLKATEGELGRAFVELFAGTAADAVVVSDFVTVAWRKLCHNAAGVLPALLLQPSGVLRGEAIGETALQIVRECAAVGRAEGARLDDDVAEAVLRAYRVAPADGVNSLHADRLAGRPMEIDARNGVIVRLGKKHGIPTPCNQMAVALLEASIADPRTL is encoded by the coding sequence GTGGCTCGGATAGCGATTATTGGAGTGGGAGCGATTGGCGGCGTGATTGCCGCTCTGTTGCAGCAGGCGGGCGGGCATGAGGTGGTGCTGTGTGTGCGGCGTCCGCTGGCGGGGCTGACAGTAGATACGCCTGATGGGCCGGTGAAGGTGCAGGCCACGGTGGCGACCGATCCGGCGGATGTAGGTGCGGTCGATTGGGTTCTGGTGGCGACCAAGGCGTACGATGTCGCGGGGGCGGCGAAGTGGCTGGAGCGGCTTCGTGCCGAGGGTGCTCCGGTGGCGGTTTTGCAGAATGGGGTGGAGCATCGCGAGCGGTTTGTGCCGTATGTGCCGATGGATGCGATTCTGCCGGTGATCGTCGATTGCCCGGCAGAGCGGCAGTCTCCGGAGAGGGTTCGCCAGCGTGGGGTGATGCATCTGAAGGCCACGGAGGGCGAGTTGGGCAGGGCGTTCGTGGAGCTGTTTGCCGGGACGGCGGCGGATGCTGTGGTGGTGTCAGACTTTGTGACGGTCGCGTGGAGAAAGCTTTGCCATAATGCGGCGGGAGTATTGCCAGCGCTGCTGTTGCAGCCGTCGGGTGTGCTGCGCGGCGAGGCCATTGGCGAAACGGCGCTGCAGATTGTTCGCGAGTGCGCAGCCGTGGGACGGGCAGAGGGTGCGCGGTTGGACGACGATGTTGCGGAGGCGGTTTTGCGGGCTTATCGGGTAGCGCCTGCGGATGGGGTCAATTCGCTGCATGCCGATCGGCTGGCGGGTCGGCCGATGGAGATCGATGCGCGGAATGGGGTGATTGTGCGGCTGGGAAAGAAGCATGGGATTCCCACGCCTTGTAATCAGATGGCGGTTGCGCTTCTGGAAGCGAGTATTGCAGATCCCAGGACATTATGA
- a CDS encoding TerC/Alx family metal homeostasis membrane protein — protein sequence MHATPISHWIGFHLFLLVLLACELFYARRRIPAPSPAKAHRTAVVSTILWIAAALAFAIFVFYSLGSESAVQYLAGYAIEESLSIDNLFVFLLLFRLFQIQPLKQPRVLFWGVLGAILMRGAFIAAGLSLLNRFAWISYVFAAILLIAAIRLVMPSSQGEETPVWIRWLSKVHPVSLTQDHFFVVEDNRRMATVLFLALVAIELADVVFALDSIPAVLSITRHPFLAYTSNIMAVMGLRSLYFLLVHFLVKLRFLHYGLAAVLAFAAFKMLSGHWIEIGPLLSLGVIIVLLAITVSASLLAKPSPQV from the coding sequence ATGCACGCCACCCCCATCAGCCATTGGATCGGCTTCCACCTCTTTCTCCTCGTCCTGCTCGCCTGCGAGCTCTTCTACGCACGCCGCCGCATCCCCGCGCCATCCCCCGCCAAGGCTCACCGCACCGCCGTCGTCTCCACTATTCTCTGGATCGCCGCCGCCCTCGCCTTCGCTATCTTCGTCTTCTACTCCCTCGGCAGCGAGTCCGCCGTCCAATACCTCGCCGGCTACGCCATCGAAGAGTCGCTCTCCATCGACAACCTCTTCGTCTTCCTTCTCCTCTTCCGCCTCTTCCAGATCCAGCCTCTCAAGCAGCCCCGCGTCCTCTTCTGGGGAGTCCTAGGAGCCATCCTCATGCGCGGTGCCTTCATCGCCGCCGGCCTCAGCCTCCTCAACCGCTTCGCCTGGATCAGCTACGTCTTCGCCGCAATCCTGCTCATCGCCGCAATCCGCCTCGTCATGCCCTCCTCCCAAGGCGAGGAGACCCCGGTCTGGATACGCTGGCTCTCCAAAGTCCACCCCGTCAGCCTCACCCAGGACCACTTCTTCGTCGTCGAAGACAACCGCCGCATGGCCACCGTCCTCTTCCTCGCACTGGTCGCCATCGAGCTGGCCGACGTCGTCTTCGCCCTCGACTCCATCCCCGCCGTCCTCTCCATCACCCGCCACCCCTTCCTCGCCTATACCTCGAACATCATGGCGGTCATGGGCCTGCGTTCGCTCTACTTCCTGCTCGTCCACTTCCTGGTCAAGCTCCGGTTTCTGCACTACGGCCTCGCCGCTGTCCTCGCCTTCGCCGCATTCAAAATGCTCTCCGGCCACTGGATCGAGATCGGCCCGCTGCTCTCGCTTGGCGTCATCATCGTGCTGCTCGCCATCACTGTCTCTGCCTCCCTGCTCGCCAAGCCATCACCACAAGTGTGA
- a CDS encoding DUF3761 domain-containing protein yields the protein MKICTRLLTVAAALLAVNVALAQAPPGATGQCKDGTYTTAPSKQGACRGHKGVQTWLAAESAPAAASKPAAAPMAPMNAPAKSSKPSTSSMQQAAGGGPGMVWVNTSTKVYHCPGTKYYGKTKEGKYMSEADAKASGARADHGTACSK from the coding sequence ATGAAGATATGTACTCGTTTGTTGACGGTTGCTGCGGCATTGCTTGCCGTGAATGTCGCGCTGGCACAGGCACCGCCGGGAGCGACCGGTCAGTGCAAGGATGGCACGTACACAACGGCTCCCAGCAAGCAGGGCGCCTGCCGGGGACATAAGGGCGTGCAGACGTGGCTGGCCGCTGAGTCGGCTCCTGCTGCAGCGTCAAAACCTGCGGCTGCCCCGATGGCTCCCATGAATGCGCCAGCCAAGAGTTCGAAGCCATCCACGTCTTCGATGCAGCAGGCAGCAGGCGGCGGTCCGGGGATGGTTTGGGTCAATACTTCGACGAAGGTCTATCACTGCCCGGGAACGAAGTATTACGGCAAGACCAAGGAAGGGAAGTATATGTCTGAGGCGGATGCAAAGGCTTCGGGCGCGCGCGCGGACCATGGGACTGCGTGCAGCAAATAG
- a CDS encoding VOC family protein has product MANAFVHLELNTPDLEKAKSFYKEMFQWSFQDMDMGPSGTYSVFKPDEGPGGGMMSMPQAPTHWLPYIGVDDIHAATKKAKSLGATTMMEAEEVPNMGWFTILSDPTGAMVAIWQTKTK; this is encoded by the coding sequence ATGGCAAACGCTTTCGTACACCTTGAACTCAACACCCCCGACCTGGAAAAGGCAAAATCCTTCTACAAAGAGATGTTTCAATGGAGCTTCCAGGACATGGATATGGGCCCCTCCGGCACCTACTCCGTCTTCAAGCCTGACGAGGGTCCCGGCGGCGGCATGATGAGCATGCCCCAGGCTCCCACGCACTGGCTGCCCTACATCGGCGTCGACGACATCCACGCCGCCACCAAAAAAGCCAAATCACTAGGAGCCACCACCATGATGGAGGCTGAGGAGGTACCAAACATGGGCTGGTTCACCATCCTAAGCGACCCCACGGGAGCCATGGTCGCCATCTGGCAGACGAAGACCAAATAG
- a CDS encoding glucoamylase family protein, translating into MSVDENEEINKRIRQITGQLGKGTSRRKLLHQMAGISLALPLAQWSALPLLAKPLAQKAAPEKTTGPHTEQPHTSPAPPPLASALSPEDDKLLDEIERASFLFFWEQANPQTGLIKDRCNTRIKDTSNVASIASTGFGLTAICIAEKRGFIPRNEARLRVINTLEYLWKKLPTHRGFFYHFADINSGERIWDSEISSVDTAILLCGILTCRQHFDDHGVNGLSEAIFNRVDWTWLSEDTSLLPMGWTPEFGFLSSKWDGYSELMMIYLLGLGSSSHPLKPETWTAWKRTTFEYDGLRYIGSFAPLFVHQYSQAWFDFRRKKDKYADYFQNSAIATDVHRRFCVELGKVFPDYSDDLWGITASDSDKGYVIWGGPPAMGPIDGTVVPAAAGGSLPFLPDATMRVLHNIRKNYPQAWCRYGFVDAFNPLKKWYDNDVVGIDTGITMLMAENARTAFIWETFMKNPEAQRGMANAGFNSYQPTVI; encoded by the coding sequence ATGAGTGTGGATGAGAACGAAGAAATAAACAAGCGGATTCGCCAGATCACCGGACAACTTGGCAAAGGCACTTCAAGACGAAAACTGCTCCATCAAATGGCCGGCATCTCTCTCGCCCTGCCGCTCGCGCAATGGAGTGCGCTCCCTCTGCTCGCGAAGCCGCTTGCGCAGAAGGCCGCCCCGGAAAAAACGACCGGACCCCATACCGAACAGCCCCATACATCCCCCGCCCCGCCCCCGCTGGCCAGCGCCCTCTCTCCCGAAGACGACAAGCTTCTCGACGAGATCGAACGCGCCAGCTTCCTCTTCTTCTGGGAGCAAGCCAACCCGCAGACCGGCCTCATCAAAGACCGCTGCAACACGCGCATCAAAGACACCAGCAACGTCGCCAGCATCGCCTCCACCGGCTTCGGCCTCACCGCCATCTGCATCGCGGAAAAGCGCGGTTTCATTCCCCGCAACGAAGCCCGTCTGCGCGTCATCAACACGCTTGAATATCTATGGAAGAAGCTACCCACCCATCGCGGTTTCTTCTACCACTTCGCCGACATCAACTCCGGCGAACGCATCTGGGACTCGGAGATCTCCTCGGTCGACACCGCCATCCTGCTCTGCGGCATCCTTACCTGCCGCCAACACTTCGACGACCACGGCGTCAACGGCCTCTCCGAAGCCATCTTCAACCGCGTCGACTGGACCTGGCTCTCCGAAGACACCTCTCTTCTCCCCATGGGCTGGACGCCCGAATTTGGTTTCCTCTCCTCCAAGTGGGACGGCTACAGCGAACTCATGATGATCTACCTCCTCGGTCTCGGCTCCTCTTCGCATCCGCTCAAGCCCGAGACCTGGACCGCCTGGAAGCGCACCACCTTTGAGTACGACGGCCTCCGCTACATCGGCTCTTTCGCTCCCCTCTTCGTGCATCAGTATTCGCAGGCCTGGTTCGACTTCCGCCGCAAGAAAGACAAGTACGCCGACTACTTCCAGAACTCCGCCATCGCTACCGACGTCCACCGCCGCTTCTGCGTCGAATTGGGCAAAGTCTTCCCCGACTACAGCGACGATCTCTGGGGCATCACCGCCTCCGACTCCGACAAAGGCTACGTCATCTGGGGCGGGCCTCCCGCCATGGGCCCCATCGACGGCACCGTCGTCCCCGCTGCCGCCGGAGGCTCGCTGCCTTTTCTTCCAGACGCCACCATGCGCGTCCTCCACAACATCAGGAAGAATTACCCGCAGGCCTGGTGCCGCTACGGCTTCGTCGACGCCTTCAACCCGCTCAAAAAGTGGTACGACAACGACGTGGTCGGCATCGACACCGGCATAACCATGCTGATGGCCGAAAACGCTCGCACCGCCTTCATCTGGGAGACCTTCATGAAAAACCCCGAGGCCCAGCGCGGCATGGCCAACGCAGGCTTCAACTCGTACCAACCCACCGTCATCTAA
- the rplJ gene encoding 50S ribosomal protein L10: MALTRAVKTDKVKKLASELEGSTSAIIGTFSGLTASKDFELRKAVRGAGGSYHVVKNKLAARAAEGTKIEAALKGLKGVSSVAYTSGDPVALAKALSTWVKDNAEFTFKLGIIDGKVIDVREIGELATMPGKEELFSKLLFLIQSPAQRLATVINATGRDLAVVINQGVEKEKFAAPAQSAPSKAEAAAEEKSEKAEEKPEKEAPAKDESEASAGEKVAEAHIEEAAAGEQPSGAVQPENSTATQGGEAATTDPVEG, encoded by the coding sequence ATGGCATTGACCAGAGCAGTAAAGACGGACAAGGTTAAGAAGCTGGCGAGCGAGCTCGAAGGCTCGACCTCGGCTATCATCGGCACGTTTTCCGGTCTGACCGCATCGAAGGATTTCGAGCTGCGCAAGGCGGTTCGCGGTGCAGGCGGCAGCTATCACGTCGTCAAAAACAAGCTGGCCGCGCGTGCGGCTGAGGGAACCAAGATCGAGGCCGCGCTGAAGGGCCTCAAGGGCGTTTCGTCGGTGGCTTACACCTCGGGCGACCCGGTGGCGCTGGCAAAGGCGCTCTCGACCTGGGTGAAGGATAACGCCGAGTTTACCTTCAAGCTAGGCATTATTGACGGCAAGGTGATCGACGTTCGCGAGATTGGCGAACTGGCGACCATGCCGGGCAAGGAAGAGCTCTTCTCGAAGCTCCTCTTCCTGATTCAGTCTCCCGCGCAGCGTCTGGCTACGGTGATCAACGCTACTGGCCGCGATCTGGCTGTGGTTATCAATCAGGGTGTGGAGAAGGAGAAGTTTGCGGCTCCGGCCCAGTCTGCTCCTTCGAAGGCGGAAGCTGCGGCAGAAGAGAAGTCTGAAAAGGCGGAAGAGAAGCCAGAAAAGGAAGCTCCTGCGAAGGACGAATCCGAGGCTTCTGCGGGCGAGAAGGTCGCCGAGGCGCATATCGAAGAGGCTGCAGCAGGCGAACAGCCCTCCGGAGCAGTGCAGCCGGAGAACTCCACTGCAACTCAGGGTGGGGAAGCAGCGACCACAGACCCCGTCGAAGGCTAA
- a CDS encoding radical SAM protein, with the protein MAKTNNTEPLFPILPQPTGIARLASHAEHADDGHLIEFKSLEVRSILNKSVSKRLRWISWSINPYRGCEFGCKYCYARYTHEFLELRDPLAFERLIFLKQNAAWLLEQELRKIDPTDEIALGTATDPYQPIERRARITRSLLEVFARRRGHHLGIVTKSTLITRDIDLLTEIAKYNTLTLHITITTPNTELARLLEPRAPRPDLRFQTVQRLREAGLRTGILCCPLLPGITDTQEALNEMARRAAAADASFLAANPLFLKPCSRPTYLSFVREHFPSLVADYARRFDHADFAAPPYRQKLALMVEQARRLHGLSQRPLDVLPGDNARRPAKSSKPTVQQKLFA; encoded by the coding sequence ATGGCGAAAACAAACAACACCGAACCCCTCTTCCCCATCCTCCCCCAACCCACAGGCATCGCCCGCCTCGCCTCCCATGCCGAGCACGCCGACGACGGCCACCTCATCGAATTCAAATCCCTCGAAGTCCGCAGCATCCTCAACAAATCCGTCTCCAAGCGTCTCCGCTGGATCTCCTGGAGCATCAACCCCTACCGCGGCTGCGAGTTCGGCTGCAAATACTGCTACGCCCGCTACACCCACGAGTTCCTGGAGCTTCGCGACCCCCTCGCCTTCGAGCGCCTCATCTTCCTCAAACAAAACGCCGCCTGGCTGCTCGAACAGGAACTGCGCAAGATCGACCCCACCGACGAGATCGCCCTCGGCACCGCAACCGACCCCTATCAGCCCATCGAGCGCCGCGCCCGCATCACCCGCAGCCTGCTCGAAGTCTTCGCCCGCCGCCGGGGCCACCACCTCGGCATCGTCACCAAATCAACGCTGATCACCCGCGACATTGACCTGCTCACCGAGATCGCCAAATACAACACCCTCACCCTCCACATCACCATCACCACGCCCAACACCGAACTCGCGCGCCTGCTCGAACCCCGCGCCCCCCGCCCCGACCTTCGCTTTCAGACGGTCCAGAGGTTGCGCGAAGCCGGCCTCCGCACCGGAATCCTCTGCTGCCCCCTGCTTCCCGGCATCACCGACACTCAGGAGGCGCTCAACGAGATGGCCCGCCGCGCCGCCGCGGCCGACGCCAGCTTTCTGGCCGCCAACCCACTCTTTCTCAAGCCGTGCTCACGTCCTACCTACCTGAGCTTCGTTCGTGAGCACTTCCCCTCGCTTGTAGCCGACTACGCCAGGCGCTTCGACCACGCTGACTTCGCCGCTCCACCCTATCGCCAAAAGCTGGCACTCATGGTCGAGCAGGCCCGCCGCCTCCACGGCCTCTCGCAACGCCCCCTCGACGTCCTCCCCGGCGACAACGCCCGCCGCCCGGCGAAAAGTAGCAAACCCACCGTTCAGCAGAAGCTCTTCGCATAG
- a CDS encoding PilN domain-containing protein, protein MRISVNLATRPFVELRPLFARLRLAMVALTIVAVGLGFWLHALNGRAEIAQAQMNALKAKTQQFQQERQANEARMRQPQNMAVLERSQFLNELFANKSFSWTAVMMDLERVLPVGVQVTSIEPVITKEGDVNIRLRVSGERDRAVQLVRNLETSQRFVAPRLASEAAQKQQEGNRNGMQAAMPGAVEFDILSGYNPLPETAAQSKAVVKAERSGGTR, encoded by the coding sequence ATGCGGATCTCGGTCAATCTTGCGACACGTCCTTTTGTTGAGCTGCGGCCCCTGTTTGCCCGGCTGCGGCTGGCGATGGTGGCGCTGACGATCGTCGCGGTGGGGCTTGGGTTCTGGCTCCACGCGTTGAATGGACGCGCAGAGATAGCGCAGGCACAGATGAACGCGTTGAAGGCGAAGACGCAGCAGTTTCAGCAGGAGCGGCAGGCGAATGAGGCGAGGATGCGCCAGCCCCAGAATATGGCGGTGCTGGAGCGGTCCCAGTTTTTGAATGAGCTGTTTGCGAACAAGAGCTTTAGCTGGACTGCCGTGATGATGGACCTCGAACGAGTGCTGCCGGTTGGCGTGCAGGTGACGAGCATCGAGCCCGTGATTACGAAGGAAGGCGACGTTAATATCCGCCTGCGAGTGAGCGGGGAGCGCGACCGCGCTGTTCAACTGGTACGAAACCTGGAGACGTCGCAGCGGTTTGTGGCTCCGCGGCTGGCCAGCGAGGCGGCGCAGAAGCAGCAGGAAGGCAACCGGAATGGAATGCAGGCCGCGATGCCGGGAGCGGTCGAGTTCGATATCTTGAGCGGATATAACCCGCTGCCGGAGACCGCCGCGCAGAGCAAAGCGGTGGTGAAGGCAGAAAGATCGGGAGGGACGCGATGA
- the rplA gene encoding 50S ribosomal protein L1, translating to MSKNLTKARALVEPRPYVLADAVPLLQKAKYAKFDETVDLTMRLGVDPKHADQMVRGTVVLPHGLGKSKIVAVIASGDKVRDAEAAGAEFFGGEELVEKIQKEGWTAFDALIATPDMMKSVGRLGKVLGPKGLMPNPKTGTVTTDVAAAVKEIKAGKVEFRTDKTALVHVPVGKLSFDPQKLVDNAMTVIMSVVKAKPSAAKGKYIKAVTLSSTMGPGIQLDYAAAEAAGKA from the coding sequence ATCTCCAAGAATTTGACGAAGGCGCGCGCGCTGGTTGAGCCCCGTCCTTACGTTCTGGCGGACGCAGTTCCGCTCCTACAAAAAGCAAAGTATGCGAAGTTCGACGAGACTGTCGATCTGACGATGCGTCTTGGGGTTGACCCCAAGCACGCCGACCAGATGGTGCGCGGCACGGTTGTTCTGCCGCACGGCCTGGGCAAGTCGAAGATCGTTGCCGTCATCGCTTCGGGCGACAAGGTCCGCGATGCCGAGGCTGCCGGCGCTGAGTTCTTCGGCGGCGAAGAGCTGGTCGAGAAGATTCAGAAAGAAGGCTGGACGGCCTTCGATGCGCTGATCGCTACACCGGACATGATGAAGTCGGTCGGTCGTCTGGGTAAGGTGCTTGGTCCGAAGGGTCTGATGCCGAACCCGAAGACTGGCACGGTTACGACCGATGTCGCGGCTGCGGTCAAAGAGATCAAGGCGGGTAAGGTTGAGTTCCGCACCGACAAGACTGCTCTGGTCCACGTTCCGGTTGGCAAGCTGTCGTTCGATCCGCAGAAGCTGGTTGATAATGCCATGACCGTGATCATGAGTGTGGTCAAGGCGAAGCCATCGGCGGCCAAGGGTAAGTACATCAAGGCGGTAACGCTTAGCTCGACGATGGGCCCTGGCATCCAGCTCGATTACGCCGCTGCTGAGGCAGCCGGCAAAGCCTAA
- a CDS encoding type II secretion system protein: protein MRFGEQGFLLLGLVVAIFLILLALSVAAPTVAHELRREREVETVRRGNAYVRAIEVYYLKVGHYPGSMEQLEKTNNIRFLRKRYVDPLTGKDDWRLIHVGEAKTTVKGFFGKPLGGIASSGLGSASGMASPGMSSSGMSGSSGFGSSSGSGSTFGSSSTGTSGLGSTGLSSSSPGGTSSGIGSQSGTGMTETGGPFVGVGLVKDGTSIMTLNEQTTYPTWEFIYDPRIEQLKAKVNLFGGGMTATNASDLGSASGSKSDFGGSSSSPGSPPSNGGFGSGTFGNGSGSSPSPTTNTPQ from the coding sequence GTGCGGTTTGGAGAGCAGGGCTTTCTCCTCCTGGGGCTGGTGGTTGCGATCTTCTTGATACTGCTGGCGCTGAGCGTCGCAGCGCCCACCGTTGCGCATGAGTTGCGGCGCGAGCGTGAGGTGGAGACGGTGCGCCGAGGGAACGCTTATGTGCGGGCGATCGAGGTGTACTACCTGAAGGTCGGACATTATCCGGGTTCGATGGAGCAGCTGGAGAAGACTAACAATATTCGGTTCCTGCGGAAGCGTTATGTGGACCCGCTGACAGGGAAGGATGACTGGCGGCTGATTCATGTCGGTGAGGCGAAGACGACGGTGAAGGGGTTCTTCGGTAAGCCGCTCGGAGGGATTGCGAGTTCGGGGCTGGGAAGCGCTTCGGGGATGGCTTCGCCGGGAATGTCTTCTTCGGGAATGTCAGGGAGTTCGGGGTTCGGCTCGTCGAGCGGATCGGGTTCGACGTTTGGGTCGTCTTCGACTGGAACGAGCGGGTTGGGTTCAACAGGGTTGTCGTCGAGTTCGCCGGGAGGAACTTCGAGCGGGATTGGAAGTCAGTCGGGCACAGGAATGACAGAGACTGGCGGTCCTTTCGTTGGAGTTGGGCTGGTGAAGGATGGGACGTCGATCATGACGCTGAATGAGCAGACGACTTATCCGACATGGGAGTTTATTTATGACCCTCGGATTGAACAGTTGAAGGCCAAGGTGAATTTGTTTGGCGGCGGAATGACTGCGACCAACGCTTCCGACCTGGGATCGGCTTCCGGTTCGAAGTCCGACTTCGGAGGGTCAAGTTCCAGCCCGGGGAGTCCACCTTCAAATGGAGGCTTCGGCAGTGGGACTTTTGGGAACGGATCTGGTTCGAGTCCGAGTCCGACGACAAATACTCCTCAGTAG
- a CDS encoding DHA2 family efflux MFS transporter permease subunit produces the protein MAATATAPADQSFEATQGVNPWLIAAAVMLATFMEVLDTSIAAVALPYIGGSLSATTDEATWVLTSYLVANAIVLPASNWFSLKFGRKRFLMSCVVIFTIASFACGAAPTLAFMLIARVVQGAGGGALQPLSQAILLESFPPKKRGAAMAVFAFGVVVAPVLGPTLGGWLTDTYSWRYAFYINIPIGILALFMISRFVHDPSYIKNTKAPLFDRYGFAALVIWTGALQIILDKGQEVDWFGATWVRWAALALVVSFVYFVWHSWVHKDTLVDLKVLKDRNFAIGASLIFLFGIAIYSTVVLLPLFYQELLGYTAFTAGLVVAPRGIGAICGMPIIGYLSNKADPRYLLTFGFFTFGLTTLYFGSITLDVSPTTLLLPILITGFGLSFVFVPINTAAYGTLSNEQIGNASGLFNLMRNVGGSIGISLASTLLTRRTAVHQTLISSSVPVTGQNFQNSLTSATHLLSGYFGKSNATLPAQSLLYEQLQRQALSWAFVDVFRWLSLLSFACIIIVWLFRKVKPGKGPVGAH, from the coding sequence ATGGCCGCAACCGCGACAGCACCGGCAGACCAGTCTTTTGAAGCCACCCAGGGCGTCAATCCCTGGCTCATTGCCGCCGCCGTCATGCTCGCCACTTTCATGGAGGTGCTCGACACCTCCATCGCCGCCGTCGCCCTCCCCTACATCGGCGGCTCGCTCTCGGCCACCACCGACGAAGCCACCTGGGTCCTCACCAGCTACCTCGTCGCCAACGCCATCGTCCTTCCCGCCAGCAACTGGTTCTCCCTCAAATTCGGACGCAAGCGCTTCCTCATGTCCTGCGTCGTCATCTTCACCATCGCCAGCTTTGCCTGCGGAGCTGCGCCCACGCTCGCCTTCATGCTCATCGCCCGCGTCGTTCAGGGAGCAGGCGGCGGAGCCCTCCAGCCGCTCTCGCAAGCCATCCTGCTCGAGTCATTCCCGCCCAAAAAGCGCGGCGCCGCCATGGCCGTCTTCGCCTTTGGAGTTGTCGTCGCCCCCGTCCTCGGCCCCACCCTCGGCGGCTGGCTTACCGACACCTACTCCTGGCGCTATGCCTTTTACATCAACATCCCCATCGGCATCCTCGCCCTCTTCATGATCAGCCGCTTCGTCCACGATCCCTCCTATATTAAGAACACGAAGGCGCCCCTCTTCGACCGCTACGGCTTCGCCGCGCTCGTCATCTGGACCGGCGCGCTTCAGATCATCCTCGACAAGGGCCAGGAGGTCGACTGGTTCGGAGCCACCTGGGTCCGCTGGGCCGCACTCGCTCTGGTCGTCTCCTTCGTCTACTTCGTCTGGCACTCCTGGGTGCACAAAGACACGCTTGTCGACCTCAAGGTCCTCAAAGACCGAAACTTCGCCATCGGCGCCAGCCTGATCTTCCTCTTCGGAATCGCCATCTATTCCACCGTCGTTCTCCTCCCGCTCTTTTATCAGGAGCTGCTCGGCTACACCGCCTTCACTGCCGGCCTCGTTGTCGCTCCGCGCGGCATCGGAGCCATCTGCGGTATGCCTATCATCGGGTATCTATCCAACAAGGCCGACCCGCGCTATCTGCTCACCTTCGGCTTCTTCACCTTCGGCCTGACCACGCTCTACTTTGGCTCCATCACGCTCGATGTCTCCCCCACGACGCTCCTCCTGCCGATTCTTATCACCGGTTTCGGCCTCAGCTTCGTCTTCGTCCCCATCAACACCGCCGCCTACGGCACCCTTAGCAACGAACAGATCGGCAACGCCAGCGGCCTCTTCAACCTGATGCGCAACGTCGGCGGCTCCATCGGCATCTCGTTGGCCTCGACGTTGCTCACCCGCCGCACCGCCGTCCACCAGACGCTCATCTCCAGCTCCGTCCCCGTGACCGGCCAAAACTTCCAGAACAGCCTCACCTCAGCCACCCATTTGCTCAGCGGCTACTTCGGCAAATCCAACGCTACCCTCCCGGCCCAATCCCTGCTCTACGAGCAACTCCAGCGCCAAGCCCTCAGTTGGGCGTTCGTTGACGTCTTCCGCTGGCTCTCGCTGCTCAGCTTCGCCTGCATCATCATCGTCTGGCTCTTCAGAAAGGTAAAACCGGGCAAAGGCCCCGTCGGCGCCCACTAA
- the rplL gene encoding 50S ribosomal protein L7/L12, producing the protein MADIQQLEDSIVSLSLLEASALVKKLEERLGVSAAAAVAAPAAGGGAAAAAPVEEKTEFTVILKDAGANKINTIKAVREVTALGLKEAKDLVDGAPKPLKENISKDDAAAIAKKFEGVATVEIK; encoded by the coding sequence ATGGCAGACATCCAGCAGTTGGAAGATTCAATCGTTAGCCTCAGCCTCCTCGAGGCTTCGGCTCTGGTCAAGAAGCTCGAAGAGCGTCTCGGCGTTTCGGCAGCGGCAGCAGTTGCGGCCCCGGCAGCAGGCGGCGGCGCAGCAGCAGCGGCACCGGTTGAAGAGAAGACCGAGTTCACCGTCATCCTGAAGGATGCCGGCGCGAATAAGATCAACACCATCAAGGCTGTACGCGAAGTGACCGCGCTTGGGCTGAAGGAAGCCAAGGACCTGGTCGATGGAGCTCCTAAGCCCTTGAAGGAGAACATTTCGAAGGATGATGCAGCTGCTATCGCGAAGAAATTCGAAGGCGTCGCAACCGTCGAAATCAAGTAA